In one window of Cupriavidus necator N-1 DNA:
- a CDS encoding NAD(P)H-dependent flavin oxidoreductase has protein sequence MQATFRTRITELLSIRHPILLGGMHHLGESRMVAAMVNAGAMGFITARSFDSLAALRDDLRRCRDLAGGQPFGVNLTLARRPEQNRNVQAWIDVALNEGVRCFETAGGAPEGLVDPIHQGGAIVIHKCPSVRHALSAERMGVDAVTLVGMEEGGHPGASQLPTFVNGAFALARLSVPLLLGGGIGNGRQIAAALAMGADGVVMGSRFMVAAEIRAHAALKQRIVDSDQHCSTAILGSLGDTWRVLANETAREVQRLEAAGARSHTEFGDLILSSRTRQRVYADGEVDAGIVSLGPAGGFCDAIEPAAQIVAGLMAEASRAASAFTQTFAQTFCAGPRAA, from the coding sequence ATGCAAGCCACATTCCGTACCCGCATCACCGAGCTGCTGTCGATCCGCCACCCGATCCTGCTGGGCGGCATGCATCACCTGGGGGAATCGCGCATGGTCGCGGCCATGGTCAATGCCGGCGCGATGGGGTTCATCACCGCGCGCTCGTTCGACTCGCTGGCCGCGCTGCGCGACGACCTGCGCCGCTGCCGCGACCTGGCCGGGGGCCAGCCGTTCGGGGTCAACCTGACGCTGGCGCGCCGGCCGGAGCAGAACCGCAACGTCCAGGCGTGGATCGATGTGGCGCTGAACGAAGGCGTGCGCTGCTTCGAGACCGCCGGCGGCGCGCCCGAGGGCCTGGTCGATCCGATCCACCAGGGCGGCGCCATCGTGATCCACAAATGCCCCAGCGTGCGCCATGCGCTGAGCGCCGAACGCATGGGCGTGGATGCGGTGACGCTGGTCGGCATGGAAGAAGGCGGGCACCCGGGCGCGAGCCAGTTGCCCACCTTCGTCAACGGCGCCTTTGCGCTGGCGCGGCTGAGCGTGCCGCTGCTGCTGGGCGGCGGCATCGGCAACGGCCGGCAGATCGCGGCAGCGCTGGCAATGGGGGCAGACGGCGTGGTGATGGGCAGCCGCTTCATGGTCGCGGCCGAGATCCGCGCGCATGCGGCGCTCAAGCAGCGCATCGTCGACTCCGACCAGCACTGCTCCACCGCCATCCTCGGCTCGCTGGGCGACACCTGGCGGGTGCTGGCCAACGAGACCGCGCGTGAGGTGCAGCGCCTGGAAGCGGCCGGGGCGCGCAGCCATACCGAGTTCGGCGACCTGATTCTGTCGTCGCGCACGCGCCAGCGTGTCTATGCCGATGGCGAGGTCGATGCCGGCATCGTCTCGCTGGGACCGGCCGGCGGCTTCTGCGACGCGATCGAGCCGGCCGCGCAGATCGTGGCCGGGCTGATGGCGGAGGCGTCGCGGGCAGCTTCGGCCTTCACTCAGACCTTCGCACAAACCTTCTGCGCAGGCCCCCGCGCAGCCTGA